TTGCCACTCTTTTGTTTCGGTATTGAAATAGATGGTATTACTTTGCTGTAAGGAACGAAAAGCTTCCTTCACAAATAACGGATTTCCTTTTGTTAAACGAAATAATTGTGTAGAAATTAATTTAATGGTAGTTGATTTCGCATGTAATGATTCCTCTAGCCATAACCGTACATCATCTTCCTCAAGAGGATTTATCTCTATATGCTGATTGGATGGGAAGTTTTTCAAGGACTTATAATTCTTTTTTAAATCCCCCTCCTCATTTGATCGAAAAGTAGTTATCCACATTAAATAGCCTGCTCGATGTTGTTCATATAGTTGGGTCATCATCTCAAGTGTACTAGCATTTGCCCATTGTAAATCATCCATTAACCATACAATTGGCTTCTTTTGCATGGCAAAGGCTAATAGAATCTTTTGCAAAGAACTAAATATATACGTATGTAGCTGTTTGGCATTTTCACGTACATCTGTCCGAAAACCTGCTTCTTCTTTAAAAAACCATCGAAGCTCTGGTAGTAAATGAACAAGTCGATCTGTTACCATTAACTTTACATCATGAAATAGTTTGCGTAATGCTTGAACAGAATTCTCACCTTCTAAATAAACGATTTTCAATAAATTTCTTAAAGGCTGTACAACAGCTGTAAAGTCATTTTCTAGCTGTAATTGCTCATACTTCGTTTCTACAAAATACCCTTTAGCAGCAGCAATGTCTCCCTTTAATGTATAAACAAGCTTAGATTTCCCAGACCCAGCTTTGCCAGAAATCATTACTATTTTTTTTTCGCCATTTACCACCTGATGAAACATAGAAGAAAGGTCCATGATTTGTTGCTTTCTACCATAGTACTTTGTAGAAAGCACCGCATTTAAATGAATGTCAAATTCACCTAAGTGGAAGTCATGAAGCGGTTCATCTATTAACAGTTTATGTTGAATTTGTAATAAATCCTCTCTTAGCCCGACAGCACTTTGATAGCGAAATTCTGGATTTTTCGCTAATAACTTTTCTATTATATTCCAAATAATAGGATGCGGATAAGGCTGAAGATTTACCAATGAATTCGGCACTTTTGTTAGAATTTCATAGATAAGCTCAGAAGATTCCTCTTTTTGGAAAGGTAATTGACCACTGAGTATTTCGTAAAAAATAATACCGAGTGCATATAAATCAGAACGATGGTCAATTTCTAGATTAACTCTTCCGGTTTGTTCTGGTGCATAATATGGCAGCTGTTCAAGTCGCTCATAAAGATTTTCTATAATGACGGGAGATTCTGCATCATATTTTAAACTGTATTCAGAACTTAGTAATTTTACCTTTAATGAATTGGGATTAATTAATATTTGGCTGGGATTCAAATTAAGATAGAGTAAATCACTTTGTTGCATTTTAATACAGGCATTCACAAGTTCAAGTGCAATTTGTAAAAATTGATGCAAAGAAATATGCTTATTTCTAAACTCATGTAGGGGTACACCATTAAAATTTTCATAAATAATTGCGTATTGATTGTCAATATAATCAATGGCTAATGGCTTTAACAACCACGGATTTTGTTCGTTCGCAAACAATGAAAATTCATATTGCAGTCTAGCTCTCTTTTCGGCTGAATTATGATGAATACTTTTTACTAGTACTAAATTCTTGAATTTATTAATATACATTCTTTGCAAATTCCAATCTTCTTTTGTTTGTAAAAGTATGCAATCATTCACCGTATGTGCCTCCCTTATTCATTTATGTAGTGATTAATTTTGTAACCGCTTTATATTTTTGTAATTTATCTTTTAAATTCACTTCTTTATGTGAAGCTCCAGCAAAGCTGAAGACAAAGCTCTCTAACTTCTCTGGGGGGATATGGTACTGCTCTAATTTCCGAGTAGTTCCATGAAGGTCAAGACATTCATTACAAAATACACAAATTGCAGATGCCTCACAATAATCTGCAATGTTCAAAAGCTCCTCCTTACTAGTTGAGATATCTAGTAGAAACGGATTAATTTCTTTTGCATAAAATAGTCCTTCTAATAACTGAATAAAAAATTTGTTCGTAAATCTTGGTCAACTATAAAAAGTATAGCATCATTTTTTCTAGTTTCACTTCGTAATTGAAGCAGCATATTATTCAGGAGTTCCTTTAGAGTTAAACGCACAACCTTTAAGCGGACATCCTCCATCACTAGTTGTTGTTCAATTACCTCAAAAATTTGGTAGATAGGGATATAGATCTTAGTAAAGCACTCAGCGAACGTATACTGATCCATCAACTGCCGATAGTACTTTTCCATTAAATTTATTTCACCATTTATTAAATACTCAGAGAATTTTTGGAATAGCTTTTCGGGTGTTTCCACGTAATAGGAAATTAACTTGACTACTTTAAGCTGAAAATCAAATGGTAACCTAAAGACTTTATTTGTATCTAGCCTTCTTACAATTGGAAGGAGTGGATACATATTATTGACATTATCTACTAGAGCATGAGAACCATCTGATAATAACACAATTGAATTTTGGGGATAAATACCAATAAAATCGACAAATCTGGCCAAAAGCTTTTCATCAAGAAGATGCTTTTCTTTATAAATAATTGCCATTGCTTCGGCAGCTCCGACCTCGCGTTTATAGGGTCGATTTAATGTAAGAGCTGAGTAAATATCGATTAGCTGTAATATGAATACTTCTCTAGGTATATCAGACTCCTCTAGTCCATCTGGATACCCGGAGCCATCGATTCGCTCATGATGTGACTTAGCTAAATAAGCAATGGATACAAGTCCTAAATCGCACAATAAATCATAGCCAAACTGTGTATGCTTCTGCATGACTTCAAACTCACTAGGTGAAAGTCTTCCCTCTTTTTTTAAAATAGCCAGTGGTATTTTCAGCTTCCCAATATCATGAAATAAAAATCCAAGCGCACAATGTTCTAAATTTTGTATGCCTTCTTTTTTAGCAAATAGAGTACATAATGTAAATACATCGATAGCGTGCATATATGTGTATGTGTCATAATCTTTTAACGTATTGAGCAGTTTTCGATAATGGCTATTTTCCATATAGCGGTGAAATAAATTGCGTATAAATAGTATATCGTCCATATTTTTTAATACATGACCATACCGAATCTCCGTGCTCAATTCTCCTAATGCCTGTAGAAAAAGAGAATTTTCTGTCTCACTATTTACAACGGTCTTCTCGTGCAGTTTTACACCTAACAGCCCATCCTGTTCAGCTTGAAGGTCTGTTTCTACAATCCGTGTCTGAATATAAACATCGTGAACATGGCGATTTTTCAATAATGTTATAATTCTTGCTGTTATTACACTTCCCTTTTTCATCAACAAACGATTTTCAACATATAAATCCTGCCCAAGAACCAATCCTTCCTGTAAATCAACAATGTTTGTTTTAACTAACTTCAAAAATAACACTCCTCTACTTTTATACATAAATCACTATAAAAGATGAAGGTTAAAATCTGATTAAATAGTATGTAAATTTTAAAAATGGCATGAGAATATATCCATACAAGGAAAAATATGATGTATATCAATTGAACGGCATAAATGAAATGCATTAAGTATAAAGATATAGGAAAAAGGCTGAACGATTTATAATCGTACAGCCTAGAGATAAAATTAATTGTTGTAGAACTTATGAATTTACTCCCATCCCTTGGACAAGAATTGTTTTCAATTCTTGCTTTTGGTCTGCTTTAATAGCGACATTGTGATATTTCTTTTTTATGCCTAGCATAAACGTAACATCAATAGGCTCCTTCAGCTTTAAGATAAACTGAGGATACGCCTCATCGAAATCACGTGCCACAAAATCAATAGTATCTTTCGATAATTTTCCTTCTAATTCATGTTTATCCTCAATAAGCGCTTCAATATTATCAAAACGAATTTCTGCTCGTTTCATTAAACCTAATGATAAATATAACTTATCAGCTGTAACATGCACAGGATTTAAACGAACAGCCTGCATATCCGCTATAAAAAATATAACGGAGTAGACATTTAAAATAAGCAAAATAATAGAGAGAACCATCGACTTTTCATGTAGCCACCAATGGATGCCAATTGTTTCAATAACAATGCCATGAATAAGCATAATCTGGAAGGCGATATAACTAGAACTCTTATGCAAGGTTAAGCCTGAACGCTCTTTTCTTTTCCAGCTTGCGAAAGCATAGTAAAGCATCAAAAAGTCAGTGCACAACATTTGAATAATTAAATGCTTTGGTGCATGTTTTTCAACTGCTTTTGAAAAAGAGAACAAATCTGGTAGATTACTTAATCTTACATCCGCTAGTATTTTAGGCATATAGCGGACAAATGTCACAAGAAGCAAAATTTCTAATAGTATAATTGAACCTTCAATCACAAACCCAGCCCATGTAATGGCTACAAATGGCTGAAGATGATCGATTGGAATTATAAATCGAGCTACAATACAACCAGCAGCGGCTAAAAGAATGGCTTGTTTTACAGAGTACTTACCTTTATAAAGCATAAATAAAATCGGCATAACAATGACGAAATCAATTAATGAGCCAATGACTACTCCTTTTGTTTCTGCTGGTAAAATGGATAAACCTAAACCCGTGTTATAAAGTGTGTAATTACTGGCAAGAACGACTAATAAAAAAGCTAGCCATACATTTTGCTTTTTCTTGAAAACAATCATACATTATCACTCCTTATTTTACTTACCTGTTCTTCATTAATTAATCATTCCTCTAACACATTTTGACTTAATTTCTGAATAATCTCCCTTAGCAGCAACAATTTATTCAGTTCAAGCCTTGAATAATATTTAGAAATAATATACCGTTTGATTTCTTCTTCCCTTTCAAATACTCCATACCCTTTCTATCTAGTTGTACAATTATTTCTCGATTATTTTCAGGATTGATGCTTCGAAAAGCATAACATTTTCATTCAATTCAATCCTTAAAGTAATATTAATAGTAAAGTTATCTTCACTATTAATATCACCTTATTATTTATGGTTATAATTGTCAATGACTCCATCAAAAATAGGTGTTTTTATGCTACTGTTTTGTCAAAAATTTTTCATATATTATCTTCTACAAAATCTTTTGCGATAAACATATGGAGAAAATCCTGTATAATCCTTAAATTTTTCTATAAAATAACTAACTGTACTAAATCCTGTTGTTGATGCAATGCTAGTGATGGATTGCTCACTATCTCGTAATAACTGCAAACTTTTACGAAGACGATACAGTAATAAATAGCTGAATGGTGACATACCCACCATTTTTTTAAACAAACGACTGCATTCTTCCCTGCTTAAATAAACATGTGCGGCTAATTGCTCCAATATTATTTTCTCTGCATAATTCACATGTAAATAATCCAGCATTTCCTTCACACGTTCATGCTGGACAATTTTCGTAGGTTCTAGCATTTCAACGGTCAGCATGGATTGCGTTAGCATAGCTTCCCAAATGGCTACAAGCTCTCTCCAAACCTTTAACTCATAAAAATCATTCTGCATTTGTAATATGCCTGCGATCTCTTTTACCTTTTGTGCTAAATAACCTGAAAGCCTTACATAAGGTAAACGATTACTTGTAATGTATGGTTTTACATATTTCTCGGTAAATACACTTCCCTCATGTCCTCCTAGCAACATTGGGTCCACATTGAGACAGTAAATTCTTGCTAGATTTATTTCATACGGCTTTGCCTCGTGCAACCCTAAAGCATTAATAAATAGTCCATCTCCCTCCTTGAGTATAAAAACGTCCCCTCCTACTCGATATTCTATACGACCTTCTTTCACATAAACGAATTGAATCTCTTTATGCCAATGCAATGGCAAAAAATCTAAGCTTTCTAGTCGCATAGTCGTCTCGTACAAAGCAACTGGAAATGCCTTCGTTCCATGTGAGGTTAGTTCTTGTAAATCCTTTGCAATTTTTATATGAGTTAAGACCATTTCTCTATTCACCTCAATATATTGATACTTTTAACCATTAAATCGATATTTATTACACCTATAAGTCCTTATAATTTCTTTATATTGATAGTTTAGGAGATGTTTCAAAATGAATCAAACACAACTTAATAAACGTACTTTTGGTTTTATTCTCGTCATTCTAGGGGCAAGCTTTTGGGGTATTGGCGGGACTGTTGCGCAAAAGCTTTTTCAGCAGGAAAATATCGAAGTAGGATGGCTTGTTTCAAGTCGCCTTCTTATAGCAGGTCTATTATTAATCGGAGTCTATAAAATAACACATTGGAATAATTCAATTTTTGTTATGTTTCGTACAAAGCACAATGCCTTCAGACAAATATTATTTAGTTTACTAGGCATGCTTGCAGTTCAATATACGTATATGATGTCGATTTCAATCGGTAACTCAGCTGTCGCGACATTACTTCAATACCTAGCTCCACTTTTTATTATGGGCTATTATCTAATAACAAAGCATAGTCAATTAACAAGGCAGGATGGTATTGCTGTCACACTGACGTTGGTTGGTACTTTTTTATTACTTACAAACGGCTCCTTTTCAACCCTCTCTGTTCCAGGTTTGGCAGTATTTTGGGGCATTTTATCTGGTCTCTCTGCAGCTTTTTATACGCTATATGCTGTTCCGCTGTTACAGCAATTTCATTCATTGCTAGTGGTAGGGTGGTCGATGGTTATTGGTGGTATTGTGATGAGTCTATTTCATCAACCGTGGCAAATTAACATGTCTAATTGGGAATTGTCAACCATTGCTTATTTTTTGTTTATTGTTATTTTTGGAACAATGCTAGCCTTCTGGTTTTATATTGCTAGCCTACATTATTTAACGCCGAAAGAAACAAGCTTACTTGGCAGTTTAGAACCTTTAACAGCTGTTATGACAAGCGTGTTATGGCTCAAAATTAACTTTGGAGGTTTTCAGTTGCTTGGAACGATGCTAATCCTTTGTATGATTCTGTATCTCACGGTCTTTCCCAAAAAGCAACAATAATACTGACGAATAAAATCTAGCGAATGCAAATTCGAGGACACAAGCTGTTTAGTACTTCACTTAAGCATGATAGGCGATCTTTACTGATGTTTATGTGGGATAAAATTTAAATTAATACATAAAATTTACATATTTTATATATCTTTTATCCCTTTCAGTCTATTATACTGAAACTATCATCATACTAAGGAGGTATTTATATGGATAAAAAAGTTATATTTTTCGAGGTTCGTGGTGGGTCAGATAAGGGACCAGATGGCTATAGGAAAGATACAATGCCAATGGTGGATGCATTAAAGCAACGTGGTCAGAATGCGGAGGTTATTTTCTTTGATGTGACAAGAAAAGAAGAAATTTATAATTACGTGAAAGAAAATGGAGTCGCTTATGTATCACGTATTAATCCTGGAAATTTACAGCATGAGGAAGAATACTTTGCGATGTTACGAGACCTATGTAATGCAGGTGTCATTGGAATGCCGCACCCTGATGCCATGATTGGTTATGGCTCGAAAGATGTCTTATCAAAATTGTCCTCTACCAATTTAGTGCCTGATGATACATTTGCCTATTATACAATTGAAGCCTTTAAAGCCCAATTTCCTACCTCTCTGGCTATTACAGAACGCGTTTTAAAGCAAAATCGTGGTTCAACAGGAGAAGGAATTTGGCGAGTAAAATTGGTAGAACCTCTTGCAGAAGGAGTCACAGAGGTACCACTTGATGCTCAAATTAAATGTACGGAAGCCAAGGATAATCATGTGGAATATTGGAAGCTTAGTGATTTTATGATGTTTTGCGAGCAGTACATTACAGGTGCAAATGGCATGCTTATCGATATGCGCTTCCTGCCACGTATTACAGAGGGGGAAATTCGCTTATTTATGTTACGTGATAAACCCGTACACGTTGTACATAAAAAGCCAGCAGATTCTGAGGATGCCTTTAGCGCTACATTATTTTCTGGTGCCAAGTACCGCTACGATTCTCCAGACGACTGGGAAGAGCTGGTGCAAAACTTCTTAACACAGCTACCTCTTGTCACTAGCCTGCTTGGTGGTTATGATTTGCCATTAATATGGACGGCTGATTTCATGTTAGATACTGATGCAGCAGGAGAAGATTGCTATGTTTTAGGTGAGATGAATTGCTCTTGTGTAGGCTTTACTTCTGAGCTTACCTTAGCACACCAAGTAGCTGAGGAAATTATCGCTTGCATCAGGGAGCGTACAGAGGTTTCCGCTTAACTAATTAACATTTACAAACAAAAATAAAAAGTGCGATCATGTAAATCGCACTTTTTTCATATATAGACCTTAATAGCTTGAATAAATTCATAGATAAAATATCCAGCAAAGCCAATTAGTAAGACGCCTGCTGCCATTGTAAGAGTCTTAATGACCTTACGATTCATCGCTTTTCGAGTCACGGAAACAATGGCCATTAAGCCAATATCATGCAATAATATACCACTCAGAACACCTGCTGCAATGACTAAAAAGCTGGTTGATTCACCTTCACCATATGATTTGGCTAGAACCACACCGAAAACATTCACCCAAAATACGAGATTTCCAGGTGAAATGGCTACTAGCAGTCCATTACGATAAGAAGTAAAAAACGATTTTGTTACTTTCTCTCCTGCTAGCGTAATATCATGGTCCGCATTTTTAATTGAATCTAACCCTAAGAAGAATAAAAAGCCTGCCCCTATTATCCACATTGGAATTTGAATAATTGGCATTGCTAAAATCGAGGCTAATCCCATATACAATGCAAATACTAATACTACGTCAATCGTCATGCCACCAAGTCCTACTGCCCAACCATGGATAAAGCCATTCTTTAAACCCTGCTTCGTCATTTCGACGGTAATGGCCCCAACTGGCATGGCAATCGCAAGTCCTACCAATACATATGCTACATATAAACTCAAACAAACACTTCTTTCATGCTATAAAATAAGCTTCATACGTCCGTTTGTTTGATTATAGCATAAAAATACGACATCGGAAGCGATTATTAATAATTATTCAACTTTATAGA
This genomic stretch from Lysinibacillus pakistanensis harbors:
- a CDS encoding LysE family transporter; translated protein: MSLYVAYVLVGLAIAMPVGAITVEMTKQGLKNGFIHGWAVGLGGMTIDVVLVFALYMGLASILAMPIIQIPMWIIGAGFLFFLGLDSIKNADHDITLAGEKVTKSFFTSYRNGLLVAISPGNLVFWVNVFGVVLAKSYGEGESTSFLVIAAGVLSGILLHDIGLMAIVSVTRKAMNRKVIKTLTMAAGVLLIGFAGYFIYEFIQAIKVYI
- a CDS encoding EamA family transporter; protein product: MNQTQLNKRTFGFILVILGASFWGIGGTVAQKLFQQENIEVGWLVSSRLLIAGLLLIGVYKITHWNNSIFVMFRTKHNAFRQILFSLLGMLAVQYTYMMSISIGNSAVATLLQYLAPLFIMGYYLITKHSQLTRQDGIAVTLTLVGTFLLLTNGSFSTLSVPGLAVFWGILSGLSAAFYTLYAVPLLQQFHSLLVVGWSMVIGGIVMSLFHQPWQINMSNWELSTIAYFLFIVIFGTMLAFWFYIASLHYLTPKETSLLGSLEPLTAVMTSVLWLKINFGGFQLLGTMLILCMILYLTVFPKKQQ
- a CDS encoding HD-GYP domain-containing protein, with translation MKLVKTNIVDLQEGLVLGQDLYVENRLLMKKGSVITARIITLLKNRHVHDVYIQTRIVETDLQAEQDGLLGVKLHEKTVVNSETENSLFLQALGELSTEIRYGHVLKNMDDILFIRNLFHRYMENSHYRKLLNTLKDYDTYTYMHAIDVFTLCTLFAKKEGIQNLEHCALGFLFHDIGKLKIPLAILKKEGRLSPSEFEVMQKHTQFGYDLLCDLGLVSIAYLAKSHHERIDGSGYPDGLEESDIPREVFILQLIDIYSALTLNRPYKREVGAAEAMAIIYKEKHLLDEKLLARFVDFIGIYPQNSIVLLSDGSHALVDNVNNMYPLLPIVRRLDTNKVFRLPFDFQLKVVKLISYYVETPEKLFQKFSEYLINGEINLMEKYYRQLMDQYTFAECFTKIYIPIYQIFEVIEQQLVMEDVRLKVVRLTLKELLNNMLLQLRSETRKNDAILFIVDQDLRTNFLFSY
- a CDS encoding Cj0069 family protein, which codes for MDKKVIFFEVRGGSDKGPDGYRKDTMPMVDALKQRGQNAEVIFFDVTRKEEIYNYVKENGVAYVSRINPGNLQHEEEYFAMLRDLCNAGVIGMPHPDAMIGYGSKDVLSKLSSTNLVPDDTFAYYTIEAFKAQFPTSLAITERVLKQNRGSTGEGIWRVKLVEPLAEGVTEVPLDAQIKCTEAKDNHVEYWKLSDFMMFCEQYITGANGMLIDMRFLPRITEGEIRLFMLRDKPVHVVHKKPADSEDAFSATLFSGAKYRYDSPDDWEELVQNFLTQLPLVTSLLGGYDLPLIWTADFMLDTDAAGEDCYVLGEMNCSCVGFTSELTLAHQVAEEIIACIRERTEVSA
- a CDS encoding beta-carotene 15,15'-monooxygenase produces the protein MIVFKKKQNVWLAFLLVVLASNYTLYNTGLGLSILPAETKGVVIGSLIDFVIVMPILFMLYKGKYSVKQAILLAAAGCIVARFIIPIDHLQPFVAITWAGFVIEGSIILLEILLLVTFVRYMPKILADVRLSNLPDLFSFSKAVEKHAPKHLIIQMLCTDFLMLYYAFASWKRKERSGLTLHKSSSYIAFQIMLIHGIVIETIGIHWWLHEKSMVLSIILLILNVYSVIFFIADMQAVRLNPVHVTADKLYLSLGLMKRAEIRFDNIEALIEDKHELEGKLSKDTIDFVARDFDEAYPQFILKLKEPIDVTFMLGIKKKYHNVAIKADQKQELKTILVQGMGVNS
- a CDS encoding AraC family transcriptional regulator; amino-acid sequence: MVLTHIKIAKDLQELTSHGTKAFPVALYETTMRLESLDFLPLHWHKEIQFVYVKEGRIEYRVGGDVFILKEGDGLFINALGLHEAKPYEINLARIYCLNVDPMLLGGHEGSVFTEKYVKPYITSNRLPYVRLSGYLAQKVKEIAGILQMQNDFYELKVWRELVAIWEAMLTQSMLTVEMLEPTKIVQHERVKEMLDYLHVNYAEKIILEQLAAHVYLSREECSRLFKKMVGMSPFSYLLLYRLRKSLQLLRDSEQSITSIASTTGFSTVSYFIEKFKDYTGFSPYVYRKRFCRR